One genomic segment of Arachis duranensis cultivar V14167 chromosome 4, aradu.V14167.gnm2.J7QH, whole genome shotgun sequence includes these proteins:
- the LOC107483208 gene encoding berberine bridge enzyme-like 8, protein MDYVGSILQFISKTANSAHNTFLHCLVNHSSDLSHPITSSIFTPNNALFSSVLQSYIRNLRFNTTTTRKPFLIITASHVSHVQSTIVCAQKHNKLMKIRSGGHDYEGVSYVAEEPFFLLDMFNLRAIEIDIETETAWVQAGATLGEIYHSIAQKSKIHAFPAGTCPTVGAGGHISGGGYGSLMRKYGLSIDHVIDAQIVDAQGRVLDRESMGEDLFWAIRGGGGASFCVILAFKLKLVRVPEKVTVFQVERTLEQNATDIVYDWQHFAPYTDSNLFIRVVLDVVNGTQKGRKTVRASFTSLFLGDSKSLVSLMSEAFPQMGLRQQDCIETTWIESVLFWTDIKISTPVEILLDRMPQSLHSLKRKSDYIKVPIPKEGLEGLWKLMIEFEDTILYGHPYGGRMDEIPSFETAFPHRKGNLWKLQYQANWNKEGKDVADYYIDLTRKLHKYMTPFVSKNPREAFFNYKDLDLGINHNGENSYVEGRVYGYEYFVDNFNRLVQIKNKVDPSNFFRNEQSIPTLPYEVILFNDAYSKLFIDL, encoded by the exons ATGGACTATGTGGGTTCAATACTTCAATTCATCAGTAAAA CAGCAAATTCAGCTCACAACACTTTCCTTCATTGCCTTGTAAACCATTCTTCTGACCTTTCTCACCCCATAACTTCATCAATCTTCACACCAAACAATGCTTTATTCTCTTCAGTGTTGCAATCGTACATTAGAAACCTTCGTTTCAACACCACCACAACAAGAAAACCATTCCTTATAATCACCGCATCACATGTATCTCATGTGCAATCAACCATTGTTTGTGCACAAAAGCACAACAAGCTGATGAAAATCCGCAGTGGCGGCCATGATTATGAAGGGGTGTCTTATGTGGCAGAGGAGCCATTCTTCCTCCTAGACATGTTCAACCTCAGAGCCATTGAGATTGACATAGAAACTGAAACAGCTTGGGTCCAAGCTGGTGCAACACTTGGTGAGATCTACCATAGTATTGCTCAGAAGAGCAAAATTCATGCTTTCCCTGCAGGTACATGTCCCACTGTTGGTGCTGGAGGACACATAAGTGGTGGTGGCTATGGAAGCCTAATGAGAAAATATGGTCTTTCAATTGACCATGTTATTGATGCACAAATAGTCGATGCTCAAGGTAGAGTTCTTGATAGAGAATCCATGGGTGAAGATCTCTTTTGGGCTATtagaggtggtggtggtgctaGCTTTTGTGTGATTCTTGCTTTCAAACTAAAGCTAGTTAGAGTTCCTGAGAAAGTCACTGTTTTCCAAGTTGAGAGAACATTGGAGCAAAATGCAACTGATATAGTTTACGATTGGCAACATTTTGCACCGTATACTGATTCCAATCTTTTCATCagggttgttcttgatgtggTAAATGGAAcacaaaagggaagaaaaactGTGAGGGCTAGTTTTACTTCATTGTTCCTTGGTGACTCAAAAAGCCTTGTTTCTCTCATGAGTGAGGCATTTCCTCAAATGGGTTTAAGGCAACAAGATTGCATTGAAACAACATGGATTGAATCAGTTCTGTTCTGGACTGATATCAAGATTTCAACACCTGTTGAGATCTTGCTTGATAGAATGCCACAATCACTTCACTCATTGAAAAGAAAATCTGATTACATAAAGGTACCAATTCCCAAAGAGGGCTTGGAAGGGCTATGGAAGTTGATGATTGAGTTTGAGGACACAATCCTTTATGGCCATCCTTATGGTGGAAGAATGGATGAGATTCCATCATTTGAAACTGCTTTCCCTCATAGGAAAGGGAATCTATGGAAGCTTCAGTACCAAGCAAATTGGAACAAGGAAGGGAAAGATGTTGCTGATTACTACATAGACTTGACCAGGAAACTTCACAAGTACATGACTCCTTTTGTGTCCAAGAACCCTAGAGAGGCTTTCTTCAATTACAAGGATCTTGATTTGGGAATTAACCATAATGGTGAGAACAGCTATGTTGAAGGTAGGGTTTATGGTTATGAGTATTTCGTGGATAACTTCAATAGGTTGGTTCAAATTAAGAACAAGGTTGATCCTTCCAACTTCTTTAGGAATGAACAGAGCATCCCTACTCTACCTTATGAGGTGATATTATTCAATGATGCTTACTCAAAATTATTCATTGATTTGTAG
- the LOC107483229 gene encoding outer envelope protein 64, mitochondrial-like isoform X2 yields the protein MNRSRKWSVYIESSFCSYAFNPRVTVPLGSHNGGCVSVSFISFHGADKFLLDTVLDMYCTLQEQVSVASYSLPLPDTNGNIETYELLEEKRNAAFKGSQRNKALSYYTKAIKLNGMNATYYCSRAATYLKLACFKFNLVEFSERKETV from the exons ATGAACAGATCAAGAAAATGGAGCGTCTATATTGAAAGCTCTTTCTGCAGTTATGCTTTCAACCCAAGG GTTACAGTTCCATTAGGTTCTCATAATGGTGGCTGTGTTTCTGTTTCATTCATCTCATTCCATGGGGCTGATAAATTTCTGCTTGATACGGTGTTGGATATGTATTGCACTCTTCAAGAGCAAGTTAGTGTTGCCTCCTATTCTTTGCCATTACCAGATACCAATGGCAACATTGAAACTTATGAGCTTCTAGAGGAGAAG AGAAATGCAGCCTTTAAAGGAAGCCAGAGGAATAAGGCACTATCTTACTACACTAAGGCTATCAAACTGAATGGCATGAATGCGACTTACTATTGTAGCCGAGCGGCTACTTACTTAAAGTTAGCCTG TTTCAAGTTCAACTT
- the LOC107483229 gene encoding outer envelope protein 64, mitochondrial-like isoform X1 yields MNRSRKWSVYIESSFCSYAFNPRVTVPLGSHNGGCVSVSFISFHGADKFLLDTVLDMYCTLQEQVSVASYSLPLPDTNGNIETYELLEEKRNAAFKGSQRNKALSYYTKAIKLNGMNATYYCSRAATYLKLAWYEISPICQLFQVQLGGIF; encoded by the exons ATGAACAGATCAAGAAAATGGAGCGTCTATATTGAAAGCTCTTTCTGCAGTTATGCTTTCAACCCAAGG GTTACAGTTCCATTAGGTTCTCATAATGGTGGCTGTGTTTCTGTTTCATTCATCTCATTCCATGGGGCTGATAAATTTCTGCTTGATACGGTGTTGGATATGTATTGCACTCTTCAAGAGCAAGTTAGTGTTGCCTCCTATTCTTTGCCATTACCAGATACCAATGGCAACATTGAAACTTATGAGCTTCTAGAGGAGAAG AGAAATGCAGCCTTTAAAGGAAGCCAGAGGAATAAGGCACTATCTTACTACACTAAGGCTATCAAACTGAATGGCATGAATGCGACTTACTATTGTAGCCGAGCGGCTACTTACTTAAAGTTAGCCTGGTATGAGATTTCTCCTATTTGCCAATTG TTTCAAGTTCAACTT